The Phragmites australis chromosome 15, lpPhrAust1.1, whole genome shotgun sequence genome window below encodes:
- the LOC133892069 gene encoding uncharacterized GPI-anchored protein At4g28100-like has protein sequence MSAHLAAALLLALLSAARASDVPSFPLSQAQSPSNASSPSIASSPPCHLDLSAELFGGVAAACGAGGGSGSLDRGRCCPVLAAWLFAAHARTALSVPPAPAPALAGEDGLGPGDDGPMVPYDNQRCVDALGAALERRGVALPRPNATCDTVLCFCGIRLHQIGSLRCPAAFAVSAGAVAKNATPTAVVKELEKSCRNASYAGCSRCVQSLQKLKGNVSREVSGGDRARRMLGRDCQLMGLTWLLAENKTTYIPTVSAVLRAMLYTAHPTESGSSTGAAAPRCSPDQENMPLAVDSLQFEHTGSTSPAFASATPRVIITAALLGLVLGLMIWDAFL, from the exons ATGTCGGCGCACCTCGCCGCGGCGctgctcctcgcgctcctctcCGCGGCGCGCGCATCCGACGTCCCGTCGTTCCCGCTCTCGCAGGCGCAGTCCCCGTCCAACGCCTCGTCCCCGTCCATAGCCTCCTCCCCGCCCTGCCACCTCGACCTTTCCGCCGAGCTCTTCGGCGGCGTGGCAGCTGCGTGCGGCGCGGGCGGAGGGTCGGGGTCGCTCGACCGCGGCCGCTGCTGCCCCGTCCTCGCGGCCTGGCTCTTCGCCGCGCACGCGCGCACCGCGCTGTCCGTGCCCCCAGCTCCGGCGCCCGCGTTGGCCGGCGAGGATGGCCTCGGGCCCGGGGACGACGGGCCCATGGTGCCCTACGACAACCAGCGGTGCGTGGACGCGCTGGGCGCCGCGCTGGAACGGCGCGGGGTGGCGCTGCCGCGGCCCAACGCCACGTGCGACACCGTGCTCTGCTTCTGCGGCATCCGGCTCCACCAGATCGGCTCGCTCCGCTGCCCCGCCGCGTTCGCCGTCAGCGCCGGCGCCGTTGCCAAGAACGCCACGCCCACCGCCGTGGTCAAGGAGCTGGAGAAGAGCTGCCGCAACGCCTCCTACGCCGGCTGTTCACGCTGCGTCCAGTCCCTGCAAAAG CTGAAGGGGAACGTCAGCCGTGAGGTCTCCGGCGGCGACCGCGCGCGGCGGATGCTGGGCCGGGACTGCCAGCTGATGGGCCTGACGTGGCTGCTGGCTGAGAACAAGACGACCTACATCCCCACCGTGTCCGCCGTGCTGCGCGCCATGCTCTACACCGCACACCCAACGGAGTCCGGCAGCAGCACCGGCGCCGCGGCGCCGCGGTGCAGCCCGGACCAGGAGAACATGCCGCTGGCCGTGGACTCACTGCAGTTCGAGCACACCGGCAGCACGAGCCCGGCGTTTGCCTCTGCCACGCCGCGGGTGATCATCACCGCTGCCCTCCTCGGCCTAGTGCTCGGCCTGATGATCTGGGACGCGTTCTTGTAA